In one window of Macrotis lagotis isolate mMagLag1 chromosome 5, bilby.v1.9.chrom.fasta, whole genome shotgun sequence DNA:
- the PCP4L1 gene encoding Purkinje cell protein 4-like protein 1, whose amino-acid sequence MSELSTNQSPKANQASSPEEKEKTDAKKGEEEEIDIDLTAPETEKAALAIQGKFRQFQKRKKDPSS is encoded by the exons cTCAGCACCAACCAGTCTCCAAAAGCCAACCAGGCATCCAGTCCAGAAGAAAAGG AGAAAACGGATGCCAAGAAGggtgaggaagaagaaattgataTTGATCTGACTGCACCGGAGACAGAGAAAGCCGCACTTGCCATTCAGGGCAAGTTCCGCCAgttccagaaaaggaaaaaagatcccAGCTCCTGA